Proteins encoded together in one Sylvia atricapilla isolate bSylAtr1 chromosome 2, bSylAtr1.pri, whole genome shotgun sequence window:
- the ZYX gene encoding zyxin isoform X2 — MVKQLCLGEAFFASWEEAPALGGFSASRCCCRRAGRGSPAPGVAFPAPPEVSLFAGLARRKSLCPSPRGWCGAVRVSCRALPHGSAPGTQPFALGAGSGEEGASPSTRKAGAEKMASPGAPGTRMTSTVSINISTPSFYNPQKKFAPVVAPKPKVNPFKAGGASEPSLPPPPGPGAQRAQMGKVGEIPVPPMSVLAEDLPLPPPPPPGEDASFSSNCAFPPPPPPFEEPFPPAPEDTFPSPPSPPPPPPPMFDEEPVSKVPAPQITPGSTGSLEKPLAPKAPVDIPSAPKDTPHSFPSKFTPKPSSSFKPSGVDLNPTPTPWAAPQQRKEPQAPVPPPPSLPSAQPTPKITPSPVGGSPKSVSRSGDNVPMAPSNSTRYPTSFQTQFTVPSSSGPSSRPQPPNFTYAQQREKPQVQEKPRPTEQPAAVKDTHRPTGSSADPPRGNSCLTMKEVEELEKLTQKLMKDMEHPPPAEAATSELCGFCRKPLSRTQPAVRALDRLFHVECFTCFKCEKQLQGQQFYNVDEKPFCEDCYASTLEKCSVCKQTITDRMLKATGNSYHPQCFTCVMCHTPLEGTSFIVDQSNQPHCVDDYHRKYAPRCSVCSEPIMPEPGKDETVRVVALEKNFHMKCYKCEDCGKPLSIEADENGCFPLDGHVLCIKCHTVRAKTAR, encoded by the exons ATGGTCAAACAACTTTGCCTGGGCGAGGCTTTTTTCGCGAGTTGGGAGGAAGCGCCGGCGCTCGGCGGCTTCTCCGCCTCTCGGTGCTGCTGCCGGCGGGCCGGCCGGGGCAGCCCGGCGCCGGGGGTGGCATTTCCCGCTCCCCCTGAGGTGAGTCTCTTCGCTGGGCTCGCTCGGAGAAAAAGCCTTTGTCCTTCGCCCCGGGGGTGGTGCGGAGCGGTGCGGGTTTCCTGCCGCGCCCTCCCGCACGGCTCTGCGCCTGGGACACAGCCCTTCGCTCTCGGTGCTGGCTCGGGGGAGGAGGGTGCTTCACCTTCTACGAGAAAGGCAG GTGCTGAGAAGATGGCCTCCCCAGGTGCCCCAGGGACCCGCATGACGTCCACAGTCAGCATCAACATTTCTACCCCTTCCTTCTACAACCCACAGAAGAAGTTTGCACCCGTGGTTGCCCCGAAACCCAAGGTGAACCCCTTCAAGGCTGGGGGTGCTTCAGAGCCGTCGCTGCCCCCGCCTCCTGGTCCTGGTGCCCAGCGGGCTCAGATGGGGAAGGTGGGGGAGATTCCAGTACCACCCATGTCCGTGCTGGCAGAAG AcctgccactgccacctcctcctccacctgGGGAGGATGCAAGTTTCTCCTCAAACTGTGCATTTCCACCACCCCCACCACCCTTTGAAGAACCTTTTCCACCAGCCCCAGAAGacacttttccttctcctccttctccgcctcctcctcctccaccaaTGTTCGATGAAGAACCTGTGAGCAAGGTTCCTGCCCCACAG ATAACTCCAGGATCCACAGGTTCTCTGGAGAAGCCATTGGCCCCAAAAGCCCCTGTGGATATACCATCTGCACCCAAAGATACTCCTCATTCCTTTCCTTCCAAGTTCACACCAAAGCCAAGCTCATCTTTCAAGCCCTCTGGGGTGGATTTGAACCCCACCCCAACCCCATGGGCAGCCCCACAGCAACGCAAGGAGCCCCAAGCACCAGTCCCTCCGCCcccctctcttccttctgctcagcCTACCCCTAAAATCACCCCATCTCCTGTTGGTGGCTCTCCTAAGTCTGTGTCCAGATCAGGTGACAATGTTCCAATGGCTCCCTCAAATTCTACAAGATACCCTACGTCCTTTCAGACTCAGTTCACAGTCCCTTCATCTTCAGGCCCCTCCTCTCGACCACAGCCCCCCAATTTCACCTACgcccagcagagggaaaaaccccaagTGCAGGAGAAGCCACGCCCAACAGAACAACCTGCTGCTGTAAAAGACACG cataGACCCACAGGTTCCAGTGCAGATCCACCTAGGGGGAATTCCTGTCTGACAATGAAGGAGGTAGAAGAACTGGAGAAGTTGACCCAGAAATTAATGAAGGATATGGAGCATCCacccccagcagaggctgcaacTTCTG AGCTCTGTGGCTTCTGCCGGAAGCCCCTGTCACGGACCCAGCCAGCTGTGAGGGCCCTGGACCGCCTCTTCCACGTGGAATGCTTCACCTGCTTCAAAtgtgagaagcagctgcaggggcagcagtTCTACAATGTGGATGAGAAGCCCTTCTGTGAGGACTGCTATGCT AGCACCTTGGAGAAGTGCAGTGTCTGCAAGCAGACCATCACAGACCGGATGCTGAAGGCCACTGGTAACTCATACCATCCCCAGTGCTTCACCTGTGTGATGTGCCATACCCCCCTGGAGGGGACCTCCTTCATTGTGGATCAGTCCAACCAGCCTCACTGTGTGGATGACTACCACAG GAAGTATGCTCCACGCTGCTCAGTCTGTAGTGAGCCTATCATGCCAGAGCCTGGGAAGGATGAGACAGTGCGTGTTGTTGCACTGGAGAAAAATTTCCACATGAAATGTTACAAGTGTGAG GACTGTGGGAAGCCCCTGTCCATTGAAGCAGATGAGAATGGGTGCTTTCCTCTGGATGGGCACGTGCTGTGTATCAAGTGTCACACCGTCCGTGCAAAAACAGCACGCTGA
- the ZYX gene encoding zyxin isoform X1, protein MVKQLCLGEAFFASWEEAPALGGFSASRCCCRRAGRGSPAPGVAFPAPPEVSLFAGLARRKSLCPSPRGWCGAVRVSCRALPHGSAPGTQPFALGAGSGEEGASPSTRKAGAEKMASPGAPGTRMTSTVSINISTPSFYNPQKKFAPVVAPKPKVNPFKAGGASEPSLPPPPGPGAQRAQMGKVGEIPVPPMSVLAEDLPLPPPPPPGEDASFSSNCAFPPPPPPFEEPFPPAPEDTFPSPPSPPPPPPPMFDEEPVSKVPAPQVRGKMSSVELEIDSLSVMLDDMEKNDPFKSRITPGSTGSLEKPLAPKAPVDIPSAPKDTPHSFPSKFTPKPSSSFKPSGVDLNPTPTPWAAPQQRKEPQAPVPPPPSLPSAQPTPKITPSPVGGSPKSVSRSGDNVPMAPSNSTRYPTSFQTQFTVPSSSGPSSRPQPPNFTYAQQREKPQVQEKPRPTEQPAAVKDTHRPTGSSADPPRGNSCLTMKEVEELEKLTQKLMKDMEHPPPAEAATSELCGFCRKPLSRTQPAVRALDRLFHVECFTCFKCEKQLQGQQFYNVDEKPFCEDCYASTLEKCSVCKQTITDRMLKATGNSYHPQCFTCVMCHTPLEGTSFIVDQSNQPHCVDDYHRKYAPRCSVCSEPIMPEPGKDETVRVVALEKNFHMKCYKCEDCGKPLSIEADENGCFPLDGHVLCIKCHTVRAKTAR, encoded by the exons ATGGTCAAACAACTTTGCCTGGGCGAGGCTTTTTTCGCGAGTTGGGAGGAAGCGCCGGCGCTCGGCGGCTTCTCCGCCTCTCGGTGCTGCTGCCGGCGGGCCGGCCGGGGCAGCCCGGCGCCGGGGGTGGCATTTCCCGCTCCCCCTGAGGTGAGTCTCTTCGCTGGGCTCGCTCGGAGAAAAAGCCTTTGTCCTTCGCCCCGGGGGTGGTGCGGAGCGGTGCGGGTTTCCTGCCGCGCCCTCCCGCACGGCTCTGCGCCTGGGACACAGCCCTTCGCTCTCGGTGCTGGCTCGGGGGAGGAGGGTGCTTCACCTTCTACGAGAAAGGCAG GTGCTGAGAAGATGGCCTCCCCAGGTGCCCCAGGGACCCGCATGACGTCCACAGTCAGCATCAACATTTCTACCCCTTCCTTCTACAACCCACAGAAGAAGTTTGCACCCGTGGTTGCCCCGAAACCCAAGGTGAACCCCTTCAAGGCTGGGGGTGCTTCAGAGCCGTCGCTGCCCCCGCCTCCTGGTCCTGGTGCCCAGCGGGCTCAGATGGGGAAGGTGGGGGAGATTCCAGTACCACCCATGTCCGTGCTGGCAGAAG AcctgccactgccacctcctcctccacctgGGGAGGATGCAAGTTTCTCCTCAAACTGTGCATTTCCACCACCCCCACCACCCTTTGAAGAACCTTTTCCACCAGCCCCAGAAGacacttttccttctcctccttctccgcctcctcctcctccaccaaTGTTCGATGAAGAACCTGTGAGCAAGGTTCCTGCCCCACAG GTACGTGGCAAGATGAGCAGCGTTGAACTTGAGATTGACTCACTGTCTGTAATGTTGGATGACATGGAGAAGAATGACCCCTTCAAATCCCGG ATAACTCCAGGATCCACAGGTTCTCTGGAGAAGCCATTGGCCCCAAAAGCCCCTGTGGATATACCATCTGCACCCAAAGATACTCCTCATTCCTTTCCTTCCAAGTTCACACCAAAGCCAAGCTCATCTTTCAAGCCCTCTGGGGTGGATTTGAACCCCACCCCAACCCCATGGGCAGCCCCACAGCAACGCAAGGAGCCCCAAGCACCAGTCCCTCCGCCcccctctcttccttctgctcagcCTACCCCTAAAATCACCCCATCTCCTGTTGGTGGCTCTCCTAAGTCTGTGTCCAGATCAGGTGACAATGTTCCAATGGCTCCCTCAAATTCTACAAGATACCCTACGTCCTTTCAGACTCAGTTCACAGTCCCTTCATCTTCAGGCCCCTCCTCTCGACCACAGCCCCCCAATTTCACCTACgcccagcagagggaaaaaccccaagTGCAGGAGAAGCCACGCCCAACAGAACAACCTGCTGCTGTAAAAGACACG cataGACCCACAGGTTCCAGTGCAGATCCACCTAGGGGGAATTCCTGTCTGACAATGAAGGAGGTAGAAGAACTGGAGAAGTTGACCCAGAAATTAATGAAGGATATGGAGCATCCacccccagcagaggctgcaacTTCTG AGCTCTGTGGCTTCTGCCGGAAGCCCCTGTCACGGACCCAGCCAGCTGTGAGGGCCCTGGACCGCCTCTTCCACGTGGAATGCTTCACCTGCTTCAAAtgtgagaagcagctgcaggggcagcagtTCTACAATGTGGATGAGAAGCCCTTCTGTGAGGACTGCTATGCT AGCACCTTGGAGAAGTGCAGTGTCTGCAAGCAGACCATCACAGACCGGATGCTGAAGGCCACTGGTAACTCATACCATCCCCAGTGCTTCACCTGTGTGATGTGCCATACCCCCCTGGAGGGGACCTCCTTCATTGTGGATCAGTCCAACCAGCCTCACTGTGTGGATGACTACCACAG GAAGTATGCTCCACGCTGCTCAGTCTGTAGTGAGCCTATCATGCCAGAGCCTGGGAAGGATGAGACAGTGCGTGTTGTTGCACTGGAGAAAAATTTCCACATGAAATGTTACAAGTGTGAG GACTGTGGGAAGCCCCTGTCCATTGAAGCAGATGAGAATGGGTGCTTTCCTCTGGATGGGCACGTGCTGTGTATCAAGTGTCACACCGTCCGTGCAAAAACAGCACGCTGA
- the ZYX gene encoding zyxin isoform X5 has protein sequence MGHAGAEKMASPGAPGTRMTSTVSINISTPSFYNPQKKFAPVVAPKPKVNPFKAGGASEPSLPPPPGPGAQRAQMGKVGEIPVPPMSVLAEDLPLPPPPPPGEDASFSSNCAFPPPPPPFEEPFPPAPEDTFPSPPSPPPPPPPMFDEEPVSKVPAPQVRGKMSSVELEIDSLSVMLDDMEKNDPFKSRITPGSTGSLEKPLAPKAPVDIPSAPKDTPHSFPSKFTPKPSSSFKPSGVDLNPTPTPWAAPQQRKEPQAPVPPPPSLPSAQPTPKITPSPVGGSPKSVSRSGDNVPMAPSNSTRYPTSFQTQFTVPSSSGPSSRPQPPNFTYAQQREKPQVQEKPRPTEQPAAVKDTHRPTGSSADPPRGNSCLTMKEVEELEKLTQKLMKDMEHPPPAEAATSELCGFCRKPLSRTQPAVRALDRLFHVECFTCFKCEKQLQGQQFYNVDEKPFCEDCYASTLEKCSVCKQTITDRMLKATGNSYHPQCFTCVMCHTPLEGTSFIVDQSNQPHCVDDYHRKYAPRCSVCSEPIMPEPGKDETVRVVALEKNFHMKCYKCEDCGKPLSIEADENGCFPLDGHVLCIKCHTVRAKTAR, from the exons ATGGGGCACGCAG GTGCTGAGAAGATGGCCTCCCCAGGTGCCCCAGGGACCCGCATGACGTCCACAGTCAGCATCAACATTTCTACCCCTTCCTTCTACAACCCACAGAAGAAGTTTGCACCCGTGGTTGCCCCGAAACCCAAGGTGAACCCCTTCAAGGCTGGGGGTGCTTCAGAGCCGTCGCTGCCCCCGCCTCCTGGTCCTGGTGCCCAGCGGGCTCAGATGGGGAAGGTGGGGGAGATTCCAGTACCACCCATGTCCGTGCTGGCAGAAG AcctgccactgccacctcctcctccacctgGGGAGGATGCAAGTTTCTCCTCAAACTGTGCATTTCCACCACCCCCACCACCCTTTGAAGAACCTTTTCCACCAGCCCCAGAAGacacttttccttctcctccttctccgcctcctcctcctccaccaaTGTTCGATGAAGAACCTGTGAGCAAGGTTCCTGCCCCACAG GTACGTGGCAAGATGAGCAGCGTTGAACTTGAGATTGACTCACTGTCTGTAATGTTGGATGACATGGAGAAGAATGACCCCTTCAAATCCCGG ATAACTCCAGGATCCACAGGTTCTCTGGAGAAGCCATTGGCCCCAAAAGCCCCTGTGGATATACCATCTGCACCCAAAGATACTCCTCATTCCTTTCCTTCCAAGTTCACACCAAAGCCAAGCTCATCTTTCAAGCCCTCTGGGGTGGATTTGAACCCCACCCCAACCCCATGGGCAGCCCCACAGCAACGCAAGGAGCCCCAAGCACCAGTCCCTCCGCCcccctctcttccttctgctcagcCTACCCCTAAAATCACCCCATCTCCTGTTGGTGGCTCTCCTAAGTCTGTGTCCAGATCAGGTGACAATGTTCCAATGGCTCCCTCAAATTCTACAAGATACCCTACGTCCTTTCAGACTCAGTTCACAGTCCCTTCATCTTCAGGCCCCTCCTCTCGACCACAGCCCCCCAATTTCACCTACgcccagcagagggaaaaaccccaagTGCAGGAGAAGCCACGCCCAACAGAACAACCTGCTGCTGTAAAAGACACG cataGACCCACAGGTTCCAGTGCAGATCCACCTAGGGGGAATTCCTGTCTGACAATGAAGGAGGTAGAAGAACTGGAGAAGTTGACCCAGAAATTAATGAAGGATATGGAGCATCCacccccagcagaggctgcaacTTCTG AGCTCTGTGGCTTCTGCCGGAAGCCCCTGTCACGGACCCAGCCAGCTGTGAGGGCCCTGGACCGCCTCTTCCACGTGGAATGCTTCACCTGCTTCAAAtgtgagaagcagctgcaggggcagcagtTCTACAATGTGGATGAGAAGCCCTTCTGTGAGGACTGCTATGCT AGCACCTTGGAGAAGTGCAGTGTCTGCAAGCAGACCATCACAGACCGGATGCTGAAGGCCACTGGTAACTCATACCATCCCCAGTGCTTCACCTGTGTGATGTGCCATACCCCCCTGGAGGGGACCTCCTTCATTGTGGATCAGTCCAACCAGCCTCACTGTGTGGATGACTACCACAG GAAGTATGCTCCACGCTGCTCAGTCTGTAGTGAGCCTATCATGCCAGAGCCTGGGAAGGATGAGACAGTGCGTGTTGTTGCACTGGAGAAAAATTTCCACATGAAATGTTACAAGTGTGAG GACTGTGGGAAGCCCCTGTCCATTGAAGCAGATGAGAATGGGTGCTTTCCTCTGGATGGGCACGTGCTGTGTATCAAGTGTCACACCGTCCGTGCAAAAACAGCACGCTGA
- the ZYX gene encoding zyxin isoform X3, translated as MEASSAGAEKMASPGAPGTRMTSTVSINISTPSFYNPQKKFAPVVAPKPKVNPFKAGGASEPSLPPPPGPGAQRAQMGKVGEIPVPPMSVLAEDLPLPPPPPPGEDASFSSNCAFPPPPPPFEEPFPPAPEDTFPSPPSPPPPPPPMFDEEPVSKVPAPQVRGKMSSVELEIDSLSVMLDDMEKNDPFKSRITPGSTGSLEKPLAPKAPVDIPSAPKDTPHSFPSKFTPKPSSSFKPSGVDLNPTPTPWAAPQQRKEPQAPVPPPPSLPSAQPTPKITPSPVGGSPKSVSRSGDNVPMAPSNSTRYPTSFQTQFTVPSSSGPSSRPQPPNFTYAQQREKPQVQEKPRPTEQPAAVKDTHRPTGSSADPPRGNSCLTMKEVEELEKLTQKLMKDMEHPPPAEAATSELCGFCRKPLSRTQPAVRALDRLFHVECFTCFKCEKQLQGQQFYNVDEKPFCEDCYASTLEKCSVCKQTITDRMLKATGNSYHPQCFTCVMCHTPLEGTSFIVDQSNQPHCVDDYHRKYAPRCSVCSEPIMPEPGKDETVRVVALEKNFHMKCYKCEDCGKPLSIEADENGCFPLDGHVLCIKCHTVRAKTAR; from the exons ATGGAGGCTTCTAGCGCGG GTGCTGAGAAGATGGCCTCCCCAGGTGCCCCAGGGACCCGCATGACGTCCACAGTCAGCATCAACATTTCTACCCCTTCCTTCTACAACCCACAGAAGAAGTTTGCACCCGTGGTTGCCCCGAAACCCAAGGTGAACCCCTTCAAGGCTGGGGGTGCTTCAGAGCCGTCGCTGCCCCCGCCTCCTGGTCCTGGTGCCCAGCGGGCTCAGATGGGGAAGGTGGGGGAGATTCCAGTACCACCCATGTCCGTGCTGGCAGAAG AcctgccactgccacctcctcctccacctgGGGAGGATGCAAGTTTCTCCTCAAACTGTGCATTTCCACCACCCCCACCACCCTTTGAAGAACCTTTTCCACCAGCCCCAGAAGacacttttccttctcctccttctccgcctcctcctcctccaccaaTGTTCGATGAAGAACCTGTGAGCAAGGTTCCTGCCCCACAG GTACGTGGCAAGATGAGCAGCGTTGAACTTGAGATTGACTCACTGTCTGTAATGTTGGATGACATGGAGAAGAATGACCCCTTCAAATCCCGG ATAACTCCAGGATCCACAGGTTCTCTGGAGAAGCCATTGGCCCCAAAAGCCCCTGTGGATATACCATCTGCACCCAAAGATACTCCTCATTCCTTTCCTTCCAAGTTCACACCAAAGCCAAGCTCATCTTTCAAGCCCTCTGGGGTGGATTTGAACCCCACCCCAACCCCATGGGCAGCCCCACAGCAACGCAAGGAGCCCCAAGCACCAGTCCCTCCGCCcccctctcttccttctgctcagcCTACCCCTAAAATCACCCCATCTCCTGTTGGTGGCTCTCCTAAGTCTGTGTCCAGATCAGGTGACAATGTTCCAATGGCTCCCTCAAATTCTACAAGATACCCTACGTCCTTTCAGACTCAGTTCACAGTCCCTTCATCTTCAGGCCCCTCCTCTCGACCACAGCCCCCCAATTTCACCTACgcccagcagagggaaaaaccccaagTGCAGGAGAAGCCACGCCCAACAGAACAACCTGCTGCTGTAAAAGACACG cataGACCCACAGGTTCCAGTGCAGATCCACCTAGGGGGAATTCCTGTCTGACAATGAAGGAGGTAGAAGAACTGGAGAAGTTGACCCAGAAATTAATGAAGGATATGGAGCATCCacccccagcagaggctgcaacTTCTG AGCTCTGTGGCTTCTGCCGGAAGCCCCTGTCACGGACCCAGCCAGCTGTGAGGGCCCTGGACCGCCTCTTCCACGTGGAATGCTTCACCTGCTTCAAAtgtgagaagcagctgcaggggcagcagtTCTACAATGTGGATGAGAAGCCCTTCTGTGAGGACTGCTATGCT AGCACCTTGGAGAAGTGCAGTGTCTGCAAGCAGACCATCACAGACCGGATGCTGAAGGCCACTGGTAACTCATACCATCCCCAGTGCTTCACCTGTGTGATGTGCCATACCCCCCTGGAGGGGACCTCCTTCATTGTGGATCAGTCCAACCAGCCTCACTGTGTGGATGACTACCACAG GAAGTATGCTCCACGCTGCTCAGTCTGTAGTGAGCCTATCATGCCAGAGCCTGGGAAGGATGAGACAGTGCGTGTTGTTGCACTGGAGAAAAATTTCCACATGAAATGTTACAAGTGTGAG GACTGTGGGAAGCCCCTGTCCATTGAAGCAGATGAGAATGGGTGCTTTCCTCTGGATGGGCACGTGCTGTGTATCAAGTGTCACACCGTCCGTGCAAAAACAGCACGCTGA
- the ZYX gene encoding zyxin isoform X4 — protein sequence MEGPGGAEKMASPGAPGTRMTSTVSINISTPSFYNPQKKFAPVVAPKPKVNPFKAGGASEPSLPPPPGPGAQRAQMGKVGEIPVPPMSVLAEDLPLPPPPPPGEDASFSSNCAFPPPPPPFEEPFPPAPEDTFPSPPSPPPPPPPMFDEEPVSKVPAPQVRGKMSSVELEIDSLSVMLDDMEKNDPFKSRITPGSTGSLEKPLAPKAPVDIPSAPKDTPHSFPSKFTPKPSSSFKPSGVDLNPTPTPWAAPQQRKEPQAPVPPPPSLPSAQPTPKITPSPVGGSPKSVSRSGDNVPMAPSNSTRYPTSFQTQFTVPSSSGPSSRPQPPNFTYAQQREKPQVQEKPRPTEQPAAVKDTHRPTGSSADPPRGNSCLTMKEVEELEKLTQKLMKDMEHPPPAEAATSELCGFCRKPLSRTQPAVRALDRLFHVECFTCFKCEKQLQGQQFYNVDEKPFCEDCYASTLEKCSVCKQTITDRMLKATGNSYHPQCFTCVMCHTPLEGTSFIVDQSNQPHCVDDYHRKYAPRCSVCSEPIMPEPGKDETVRVVALEKNFHMKCYKCEDCGKPLSIEADENGCFPLDGHVLCIKCHTVRAKTAR from the exons ATGGAGGGGCCTGGAG GTGCTGAGAAGATGGCCTCCCCAGGTGCCCCAGGGACCCGCATGACGTCCACAGTCAGCATCAACATTTCTACCCCTTCCTTCTACAACCCACAGAAGAAGTTTGCACCCGTGGTTGCCCCGAAACCCAAGGTGAACCCCTTCAAGGCTGGGGGTGCTTCAGAGCCGTCGCTGCCCCCGCCTCCTGGTCCTGGTGCCCAGCGGGCTCAGATGGGGAAGGTGGGGGAGATTCCAGTACCACCCATGTCCGTGCTGGCAGAAG AcctgccactgccacctcctcctccacctgGGGAGGATGCAAGTTTCTCCTCAAACTGTGCATTTCCACCACCCCCACCACCCTTTGAAGAACCTTTTCCACCAGCCCCAGAAGacacttttccttctcctccttctccgcctcctcctcctccaccaaTGTTCGATGAAGAACCTGTGAGCAAGGTTCCTGCCCCACAG GTACGTGGCAAGATGAGCAGCGTTGAACTTGAGATTGACTCACTGTCTGTAATGTTGGATGACATGGAGAAGAATGACCCCTTCAAATCCCGG ATAACTCCAGGATCCACAGGTTCTCTGGAGAAGCCATTGGCCCCAAAAGCCCCTGTGGATATACCATCTGCACCCAAAGATACTCCTCATTCCTTTCCTTCCAAGTTCACACCAAAGCCAAGCTCATCTTTCAAGCCCTCTGGGGTGGATTTGAACCCCACCCCAACCCCATGGGCAGCCCCACAGCAACGCAAGGAGCCCCAAGCACCAGTCCCTCCGCCcccctctcttccttctgctcagcCTACCCCTAAAATCACCCCATCTCCTGTTGGTGGCTCTCCTAAGTCTGTGTCCAGATCAGGTGACAATGTTCCAATGGCTCCCTCAAATTCTACAAGATACCCTACGTCCTTTCAGACTCAGTTCACAGTCCCTTCATCTTCAGGCCCCTCCTCTCGACCACAGCCCCCCAATTTCACCTACgcccagcagagggaaaaaccccaagTGCAGGAGAAGCCACGCCCAACAGAACAACCTGCTGCTGTAAAAGACACG cataGACCCACAGGTTCCAGTGCAGATCCACCTAGGGGGAATTCCTGTCTGACAATGAAGGAGGTAGAAGAACTGGAGAAGTTGACCCAGAAATTAATGAAGGATATGGAGCATCCacccccagcagaggctgcaacTTCTG AGCTCTGTGGCTTCTGCCGGAAGCCCCTGTCACGGACCCAGCCAGCTGTGAGGGCCCTGGACCGCCTCTTCCACGTGGAATGCTTCACCTGCTTCAAAtgtgagaagcagctgcaggggcagcagtTCTACAATGTGGATGAGAAGCCCTTCTGTGAGGACTGCTATGCT AGCACCTTGGAGAAGTGCAGTGTCTGCAAGCAGACCATCACAGACCGGATGCTGAAGGCCACTGGTAACTCATACCATCCCCAGTGCTTCACCTGTGTGATGTGCCATACCCCCCTGGAGGGGACCTCCTTCATTGTGGATCAGTCCAACCAGCCTCACTGTGTGGATGACTACCACAG GAAGTATGCTCCACGCTGCTCAGTCTGTAGTGAGCCTATCATGCCAGAGCCTGGGAAGGATGAGACAGTGCGTGTTGTTGCACTGGAGAAAAATTTCCACATGAAATGTTACAAGTGTGAG GACTGTGGGAAGCCCCTGTCCATTGAAGCAGATGAGAATGGGTGCTTTCCTCTGGATGGGCACGTGCTGTGTATCAAGTGTCACACCGTCCGTGCAAAAACAGCACGCTGA